The Nicotiana tomentosiformis chromosome 2, ASM39032v3, whole genome shotgun sequence genome includes the window TTCCTCATCCATCATAACAATCCACGAAAGACCCGATCTCGTGCTTGGCACAATTATCAATCAGAATGTGGATAttcggcaatggaaagttatcctttggacttgccttgttgagatcacgataatcaacacacaccctcgtcttaccatccttctttggtactggtaccgcattagctaaccaagtgggatactgagtgacccgaatgacctttgcctccagttgctttgtgatttcttctttaatcttcacactcatatcagtcttgaactttcttaacttttgcttgacaGGAGGGAATGTAGGGTCGGTTGGCAATTTATGAGCTACCAAATCAGTACTCAAGCCCGGcatgtcgtcatacgaccatgcaaagacatctttgtatgcaaatagtgttttgattatttcttccttgatttgcggttccagatgcacacttatcttggtttctctgacattattttgatcccctaaattgattgcttcggtttcattcaaattaggcttGGGTTTTTCTTCGAAGTGTTTTAGTTCTCTACTGACTTCCTCAAATGCCGCCTCTTCATCGtattctgtttcatcatcaccctctacttcttggatcgttatttcagaattagattggcttttaagatttggctgaaaatttctcatgcatgtcatgtcattgaaaccagcataAAAGGAACTGTacagaaagaaaagcaaaaacaaaaatgaaacgctatcaggattaatggaaaacgggaaattgtatttcattgaaaataaaaggataggagggtttgtacatcaaaacaagcaaaaaataaaaaatctggattacaaccctggaaaAACCCAGATagcagaaaggaaaaaaaagcaaactaccaaaactctTTCCGGATGGGGAGAGGAAtagctttccaattgctaagcttcacgTTTGGCCCGACAAACTGCACATCGGCATTATTGGAACCTTCCCCAATTTCGACCATATTGACCTCATCAAACAgactctggaacctcttgatcaactcttcatcaaagtcgaccacaggttttgggaccgctgatattgggcgttttgcgacccctggcttgacaaaagacttgGAGATATGTGGAACAGGCTTAGGAAGTGACCATGCCTTTCCTTTCAAACTTTTAGCCTTTTTCCCGTCCTTTCCtgtgagtgtgaatcccaaaccaaatgtactAAAACTTTCACATGGACACACCGGATGCACAATACTCTGCAGAGATGAACCCAGACCTTTGCCCGGCAGAAAACtattcttcaacatttcatttgctaccatgacaGACGCGGATGGTATCTTCGAACCTAGGATGCATTCTCCTTCGGGAATTTTCCCGACAGACACTGTTTCGAACATTTGGTAAacccaaggccctttatcatcttcaacttcaataaatggaatgattgtgtcattgtaagcagataagttctcatcaccgtgcacaactatttcctgtctgtcccattcgaactttaccatttgatgcagagaagacggGATTGCCTTGGCAGCGTGGATCCAGGGCCTGCCCAACAACAAGTTATAAGAGGCAGccacatctagcacttggaactccatagtgaactcaacCGGCCCTATTGACAAATTTAGCATTATATCACCGACagaatctttccctcctccatcGAAGCCTCGAACGCATACATTATTAAAGTGGATCCTTTCGGTGCcaatcttcaacttttgcaaagtggacagagggcaaatattcgcactagaaccgttatccaccagtacccttgagacagcaaaatcctcgcacttcactgtgagataaagagctcgattgtgttctgtaccctctatagggagttcatcatctgagaaagtgatcctgttcgcttcgaaaatcttgttagcaatcttttccaagtggttcaccgtgatcttatcaggaacatgggCCTCGTTCAAAATCTTCATTAgggctttgcggtgttcatctgaatgtatcaACAAAGACAGaagagagatctgagctggtATTTTCCTCAActgttctacaatggaatagtcttgcattttcatctttttcaggaatTCCTCGGCCTCTTCCTCGGTGACCGGCTTTTTTACTGGGACGTGGCCGTCCTTGAATGGCTTGGTTTTCCTCAGTTCTTCTGGGGCAAAACATCTCCCAGAACGAGTTAGTCCTCCGGTTTCATTGACTTCATCTTCTACTTCTTTCCCTTTGTATGTTACTATCACTTGTTTGTAATTCCACGGGACGGCCTTTGTGTCAACCATTGGTAACTGGGTCACTGGCTTAATAATAACGGGGGTAACACGAACcccttccacgattatgacaggcTTGCCTGGGACCCCTGGCACGACAACTTTTTGCCTCTCCTGGTTCGCTTTAACACCAACCGGAGGCCCTTTCACAACCAATACAGAAGGCTTCACGTTGAGCGTGCTTGGCTTCTCCGACACCCCTTTAACTGTCAAGGACATTGCTTTTGCAGAATCTAGAGCTTTGATTGGATTACTTTCGCTAGCCCGGATCATCATGATAGACTTGGAAGAGTTTTTGGGCTCCCCATCCTTATGAACTATCTCGATCATATGTGTCTCTGCATGGGCCGacaaaggattttggttgatgtttggcgccttcgggctctggaccacaatttgatttgtatcaataagctcttggatcgccctcttcaaatgccaGCACTTCTCTGTGTCGTGCCCCGGAGCATCAGAACAATATGCACATCTAAGGGAGTAATCAAGGTTCCTTGGAGGCGGATTTGGTATCTTGGGCTCAATCGGCCTCAAAACGTCCAACTGCCTCAACCTATGAAACAAACTGGTATAGgactctccaagaggggtgaaggtttctttccgTTGTTGCCTCTCTTTTCTGTAATCTGGCCTTGGTCGAAAACTTGGACCAGTAGGGTTTTGGTATGGTTGTGGGGGTGTATaaggattttgtggagttggagcacgccattgcgggtaaggagggggttgagcatatgactgtgcgtggtgaacatggtattggggtaGCTCGACAGAATATCGAGGGTCTTGTGGTGGGAAATAATGCTGGGATGGATTATATAGAGCTTGGGTGTAGGTTTGAGGCTGGGGTTGAGTttgggtgtactggtgaggcAGACCCCTTGGGCCACGCCATGATCCGGAGACAAACATAGCgacatcttctttcttctttttgcctaacaggcttccagtgccactttgaattgcttgtgtggttgcttttatggcagagtagctcatgatcttgcttgacttgagtccctcttccaccattcctcccatctttaccacatcgttgaaggacttacctatggccgagatcaaatggccaaagtaagtgggctctagggcttgaagaaagtactcgaccatctcatcttcttccatCGGAGGGTAGActcgtgcagcttgttctctccatctgaaaccatattccctaaagctttcattgggcctcttctctaccttggtcaaagataggcgatccgggacaatgtttatattgtactgaaagtgccgagcaaaggcctgagccaagtcatcccatgtgtaccacctgctagtgtcttggcgggtgtaccattcTAAAGCTGCCCCACTCAGACTCTGACTGAAATATGCCATTAATAATTCATCTTTCCCACCGGCGCCTCTCATATTGCTGCAGaagcctctcaaatgggccacaggatctccatgtccatcgtacgggtcaaacttgggcatcttgaacccagcGGGCAGTTGAACATCCGGAAATAGgcataaatccttgtaagccacacttacttggcttcctatcccttgcatgttcttcaaagattgcTCTAGGCTCTTCACTTTCCTGAACATCTCGTCCTGCTCCACAttccgggatggtttctcagTTTCGACAAGAGGTTCAAAGCGAGGGGCATGGGAATAAGGATCCGCGACTTTGAAAGTTGGTTCTGGAACATAATATTAGGTATCTGGAGCTTGGAATgcgggttcactagaagatctGTGAAGGGTAGCTTGCGGAGGGGCTATGAAAATAGGAGCGGATGTCGGAGCAGGGTATGCAgttgttttggctggtggagcGTGAAAGGTTTGGGACGAGGTGCCAGGGTAGTGGCGATAAGGGGTAAAGCCTGGTGCGTGCTGAGGGGAAAGATCAATGGTAATGGGATCTTGGGCTTGTGACAGTGGTGGGATGAAAGTGGGATTTTCTGCGTAGTTAGCGGGGAATGAAGGTGGAGGATGCCCCCTGACCCAGGCTTGATACATTTCTgccatttgatgcttcaacctgtagacctcctctttcaattcagactcCAATTCTATAATCTCCCTCGGCGGGTCGACAACACCCGTGTCTAattctttgctagtcatgactgccttgcACTTTGATCTGGTGTTATAAGGGTAacttgccaggatgccaacaaactaaccacctaaaaCAAAACCTGTCTATGCGCACACAAAAACTTGGTCAGTTTTAAAAGCAATTTACAGATAGTTAATCGCACATTGGGTatgcaatgcacctgagcagTTAACGTTCCTAGATGCTTTGCGACGGCTCGTATGTTTCATCTCGGCTTTTCCAAATTCTCCAAATCCTGACTTTTCCCTCTCACCTCCTGCTGTGtttcgctcttttaattcttattctttcccttttttttagtttggcccctcttttctttcttcctctCTCTTCTTTTTCCCTCTCTTCTTTTAAGAAtatgatcgaatcctatggggattgcctacgtatcatgacgccgcatgaatcagatcattacgtagttcagataAATAGATACGAAATAAattatttcattaataaaagacatctttttggattttctattacaaggactAAAGTAGCGATGACTGCAAAAGGAAAATCTacagactcgaaataaagtaatagacaacCTTGACAAAGACGAACAAGACTCAGAGAAAGTAAAATACAGACTACTAAAGgaaatcaaaaatacataagagcctccactGGTACTCCGGAGGCTTGCAGGACATCAGCCGGTCTCCGCATAGGGCTGcgggcaatatcttcttgaaggCGGTCTAGGTCAACAATCACTTGTCGGACGAATGTCATTacagaagcaaaaaacatagacttggtcatgtcttcacattcatggcatttcattacaacataatcaactatctctttaatcctcattctgatgacacccttttcttgaagcAAACGTCCAATCTGCTGGGCCCGAGCCTCCAACACTTGTGCATCTGCGTTGTTTTGGTCTTGTAACTGCTGCATGCTTTCTTGTAATTGATAAATCAATGCgtagcaatgctctctttctgCCTTGAAATCCTTTGTTTTCTTGACCATTTCATTCTCAAGGGCAACCATCCTTTTCTGTAAAACTGCTgcttctttgtcatatttctgcttcaactggtgGACTAATCTAGCTTGTTCCTCCACACCTTTGGCCAACTTTGCTTGAGCATTTAACAAGTCTCTTTCGGCCTTTGTCAAGTCAAAACCGTTGCACTTTCCGCCTCAGGttggttataattttctcatctctCTCACTTCTTGCTGGTGCCTCGGCGGCTATTTTCATTCTCTGGATTTGGGCTCGAAGGGATTCATTTTCCTTGGCcaacctcttcttttccccttcatcttcagctgcctgcaaactactatcaaatttgattttttcgATTTGTTCTTCTAGCTTGCTTATGGTGGTCCGGTACTCCCTTTCTTTGGCTAACCAAGCCCACTGCTCTTGCGATGCGTCAACAAATTCTTGGATATGAGGTCTTTTAGTTGGTCGTTCGGGTTCACCACTCGTCGCGACTCTCTTTCCATACCAGGCAATATAACTAGGTAAGACCTCACCTTTAGACAAATCACGTACTCGGGTGTTTGCCCCCAAATACTGGCATTCGCTCCAAATTTGGCGAACCGCTTCTTCGGGAAATTGGGCATCAGGACGGATTTCGACCACATAAGTGCTAAGATCTTCATCTCTAGGAATTGTCTGGCATCTTCCAAGCTGTCTCAAAACCCGGTACGGAGCATAGGGTTGGATGCTTCGGAGACCCATTAGCAAGAAGTAGGGACCAGTGGCGGGCATATAAACAATCTCATCAACGGGAAGCCAACCCAATGTCCATTCTACCTGATCTGCGGTCGTAGATTGAAGGCGGGTAATCCAATCTTTGACCCCTTTCGGCATCTCGAATCCTGTTACTCGTGCACTAAACTCTTCAATGCAGTTTTTTCCCGTAGACCCATAGTTCATGTATCGAGGACGATGACAGAGGTGTTCGATCATCCACATTTGCAACAACAGGTTGCATCCCTCGAAAAAACTGGCTCCGGCCTTACAGAACGTGAGGGCTCGGAATATATCTGATACGATCATGGGTGCGAGAGTACTCTTGGCCTGAGTAGTCAAAACGTGGACAACCCCGGCTATCCGCAAATCAATGTGCCCGTCCTCCCTTAGAAACACCAAAAGTCCTAAAAATGCCACCATGAAGGCAAAACATCTATGGGTCTCCCATTTTGATCGGTTTTCTTTACCGCAGAGTCCATTTTCAGGGTCTTCGAATCCCCCTAGATGCCCGTATCGCTGATATAGAAAATGAAAAGTGGAAATTCCCCGTGCTAGACTTCCCGTCTTGATTTGTCTGCTTATCTTTAGTAAGTCCAGAAACTTGTGGGGAGTAACAGTCCTTGGAGATACCAGGTACTTGTGTCTCAGTCCTTCCGTGCTCCCAGTATAACccgccatttcttccaaagtgggcGTAAGCTCAAAATCTGAGAAGTGTAAAACATTATGAGCGGGGTCCCAGAATGCCACTAATGCCTCTATCAGGTCCCTTCTAGGATGAATTTTCAATAGTCCTGTGAGCGCCCCTAGGTATTGGTTGACCATGTCTCTTCCTTGTTTTCCCAAATCCTCCCACCACATGTGGAGTGCCAGTGGAATCTGATCCATAACCTTCACAGGTAAGTTCTGAACGGTGCTCATTCTGCACATTTTAAATTAGGGTGACCAGAttaaaattttgtacaaaactgaCCATGAAAAGATAATTTTGCAAAACACAACCGAAAACAAATCACGGCCACTTTTGCAAATACGACCTTTCAACACTTTGTAGGAGAAGATTTTAGGGTTGTGTTTGCTAAGTGgtcaaaaaagaaagagaaagacttataaaaagaaagaaaatattttttggattttaatttcatttattttctttttctaatgaaagactcctacaaataaaatattattttttaatcttttatttgtttgagattttttctaaaaaagaaaaagactcctaaaagaaggaattaaaggaaatatttttggattttttaaaatGGGGTCTCAAAGAAAGGCTTTCTAAACAAGGaaataaatgaaaatatttttagatttttcttgaaaattgggggccggaaccgatgaggtttgcctacgtatctcacatccggtgaaaatcagacccgcgtagttcggtgagTTTTGACTCGTGAAAAAAATAGGACTTGTATTTTCAAAGACTCatccttttcttttctctctttttttttttaaattcggCAGAGTTTCAAGATATTTTGAACATCGGTATTTTCCGGATGTTTCTCTATCCTACCTCACTTCTTGATTttgcttgattttctttccctattctaaaattcggtcaacatacaagccgaaaccgataaatgcacaagtagcatgTAGAAATGTATCATAATGGTCTTTtaaattgggtacacctgtcctagacagacccaacccctgtgttgagtctccaaagtcaaatgcacgtgatgcaaacaaacgtacctactagggatccggcatgaggctatgttattctaggtttaaaaccCTGGGTGTATGGtactagacctggcttacccgagcggacaactcgagccggggggggCAATGTACCGGTAACCAAAAGGCCATACGGCTTTGTAActgatccgatcctcgttctaaattaggatatgacactaacagaaaagaagtcacgccagcgtgcacttcccagaagatttagaagactcagagaggagAATGGTTTCgtgacagtttatatacagtccaaacaatatcaaagctgTAAAAATaagcatttagcacattaggctcaaacacgtaaaaaaaatcagataataagtaaaagccaagtataacagtcatctaagctcgaattctgaaccctgaaccagagattctgggttcggttccccagcagagtcgccagagctgtcacacctcctttttcccgaagggATGGGGGAGAGGGATTTTTTCCAATTAATGTGAcaatattcgaaatgggattatttatttgatcagagtcgccacttggaataagttatggtgtcccaagtcaccggtttattttaaatcccaaatcaaggaaatttgactctatttatggtctgcgaacacagaagaccgggtaagaaattctgttaatccgggagaaggtgtgaggcacttccgagttccgtggttttagcacggtcgctcaactattaataattggcctaattatctgatttaatacatgttttaaaatcTATTGTGTTTTTTAGCTTTCtgaccgcttttaatatttatgaaattatttgaaacaagtcacgatgtcgtacacttgtcgttttggtacagattgcaaaccgcgccacgtgaaacgcacccgtaatttacaacatgtttattttttattattagaagttatggtcgagtcacgtgaaacgcacactcgaatttgaAATTATgcatcatgactatgccacgggaaccgtacccataatcacgatgatttatttaTGAATCGCACCTAAAGCAAGCTACAATGTTCAAAATGCCTCATTTTTCTTAACAATTAAATTCATTTGTTAGACTGAGCCCAATCCTAAAGCATATAGACAGTTTAATCATTAATGGACTCTAATGGGCGTGTCCTTTCCCCATTCCCCCACAAACATTCAAAATTAACTCATTCAAATTATTCAAATTATTTACTCACAAAGATAAGATAGCAGTCAACAcataaaagaaaagagagaaaataatagCTCGACAGAACAAACACGACAATAAAATCAGGACAAAATTGGTGAATCACAGTGTGATAAGAGCTTAAAACCCGTCCAGACCCCTTCTTTTCTTTGGGTTATCATGCTATCTAACCTCTCATTTTCTTTTATTCCCTTTTATCTTCATAACTGTTAATTTCTCAAGTTCACTTGCAGACTCCAATTAGTATCATGCAGCCTCTCATTAGTCTTACAGAAATACACAAACAATTGAATTCAAATCAAAACACGTCAGAATGGACCATTCACAACACCAATACTGCTTTCGACTTCCATTATTTGAACCAACCAAAATTCTCAAACACAAATAACATCAATGTTATATCCAAACTGTCATCAGAAACATGTCAAATATATCAACTCGAGAAGAAAATTCATTAGCGGTTCATGAGAACGTAATCCGTGCAATTAACCATTTAACAGTGACTCTTATAAAGAATTTGAAGCAAGATACCACAATTCCAACTCAATTAAACTCGAAATTACCCAAATTTGCAACAGAAAATGATGAGATAATTTGAACAAATCGAGTTGAACGCAGCAGAAGATCAACAATATGATTTCAATGAATTCCCAGGGAACTAGATATTCGACTCGCACCTGAACTCTTCAACTGATATCAATTACTTGCACTTAATCTCAATAAGAGCAAACAGATGACACCAAGCATCTTTATGATGAGAACAGATTCAATTGAAAATCGACAACAAAATCAAATTTAGTCCTCATGCTCAAAACTGTTAAGTTCAACACTGGACAACCAAGGTAGACTCATGAACATCACATGAATCGAATTCTAacattttgattaaaaaaaatggACTATCAGACACTCGGCAAGAGAgtcagaaaatatttttttaaaatacaaaacTCCATGATTGAAAACATTAGATTTTTCTGAGCTATAATCAGTAATCACGAAATCTGACCAACTCGTTACAGAACAAAACAGGATGGAATAAGAATGACACTCAGAATATATGGAAATCTAAATTCGACCTCAAACATTCAAATCAAAATAGTTCCATCTAAATGAGCTCTTAAACATATACTGAACTAATCAAACCCCGACTCTTATCACACTTTGATCAACACCAAAACAAAAGCAAGGGAAAGAGAATGGACCTTAAAGAGGATTTCAATTAAAGCTTCTGTTCGGATGGAATACAAGCAAGGAAATTGTACAATGGACTCGACCAGCAGTGAATGAAGTCGTGACATGCAAGTCAGGAACCACGAGCCGACCTCGAACGACAGTTTCAACTCAACGGCAAACCTCAATCAAACTCCATAAGAACCTCACAAACGGTCGACGGACCTCAGCTAAACTCCATTTTTTTGATAAAACAAATCagaagttgatatatatatatatatatatatatatatatatatatatgttttttgtttttgaaaatccaaaaaaaaataaaaaaataaaagagaactCTCCAATTTTTATATGCGAACCAACTGAATATGAGAAGGAAGAACCTTCAAAAATCCGAAAAAAAACCTAGCCCTTTTTTTTCCTCCTCCTTCTTTCTATCCGAAAACTTGGATTATATACCCACTCTAGAAGCTTCTCCTTTCCCTCCAAGTCACGCCCAAAATCCCTCTCCCCTTCCGAAAATCCAGGAAAATTTCCACATCGAACAAAACCCGGACAAATGGAAGGCGTGGATGTGATTTCACTCGCATCCAACTGCTCCCATTTATCCGAGATTCATCCAAAGAAATCAAAACGTGCGAGGGAGGTGAAGATGAGAATATTCTGTCAGAAGTCGTTATGCCATGTGGAGAAAGAGACGATGAGGAGGGGACCATGGGCACGTGATTCCGGTGA containing:
- the LOC138904321 gene encoding uncharacterized protein, which produces MCRMSTVQNLPVKVMDQIPLALHMWWEDLGKQGRDMVNQYLGALTGLLKIHPRRDLIEALVAFWDPAHNVLHFSDFELTPTLEEMAGYTGSTEGLRHKYLVSPRTVTPHKFLDLLKISRQIKTGSLARGISTFHFLYQRYGHLGGFEDPENGLCGKENRSKWETHRCFAFMVAFLGLLVFLREDGHIDLRIAGVVHVLTTQAKSTLAPMIVSDIFRALTFCKAGASFFEGCNLLLQMWMIEHLCHRPRYMNYGSTGKNCIEEFSARVTGFEMPKGVKDWITRLQSTTADQVEWTLGWLPVDEIVYMPATGPYFLLMGLRSIQPYAPYRVLRQLGRCQTIPRDEDLSTYVVEIRPDAQFPEEAVRQIWSECQYLGANTRVRDLSKGEVLPSYIAWYGKRVATSGEPERPTKRPHIQEFVDASQEQWAWLAKEREYRTTISKLEEQIEKIKFDSSLQAAEDEGEKKRLAKENESLRAQIQRMKIAAEAPARSERDEKIITNLRRKVQRF